A single window of Granulicella mallensis MP5ACTX8 DNA harbors:
- a CDS encoding HvfC/BufC N-terminal domain-containing protein, whose protein sequence is MNLLELQRRMSEDVRRPLTEDFEMQQKLEDGRSMSELAASYVKPNDRLTSFERLEIYNRQYWFRVIGAVSEDFPALAAVLGTKRFDAMVLAYLKENPSTSFTLRNLGGRLPLWLQEHPEVSPRRHVLLLDIARLEWAYVESFDRAAVAPLTQEDFAGLDGDSKLWLQPHLQLLDLQYPVDELVLAVHKETPESDIMSNAVMERKQTSRLRLPGLRRARTYLAVHRFDNSVYYRRIEREAYLLLSALQRHQTLEAAIETAFTGSKLKPEEQAGKIQQCFAHAAELGWFCQQPPDYIGLQ, encoded by the coding sequence ATGAACCTGCTCGAACTCCAGCGGCGCATGTCAGAGGATGTTCGGCGGCCTCTGACGGAAGACTTCGAGATGCAGCAGAAGCTCGAAGACGGCCGCTCCATGAGCGAGCTTGCAGCAAGCTACGTCAAGCCGAACGACCGCCTGACCTCATTTGAGCGCCTCGAGATCTACAACCGGCAATACTGGTTCCGCGTCATTGGTGCAGTCTCGGAGGACTTCCCTGCGCTCGCAGCCGTGCTGGGAACCAAGCGCTTCGATGCGATGGTGCTCGCTTATCTCAAAGAGAATCCCTCCACCTCCTTCACGTTGCGGAACCTGGGCGGGCGGCTACCTCTCTGGCTGCAGGAGCATCCGGAGGTCTCGCCGCGACGGCATGTGCTGCTGCTCGATATCGCACGATTGGAGTGGGCGTACGTCGAGAGCTTCGACCGCGCGGCCGTCGCGCCACTGACGCAGGAAGACTTCGCAGGACTCGATGGCGACTCCAAACTCTGGCTCCAGCCACATCTGCAACTCCTCGACCTTCAATATCCGGTCGACGAACTGGTTCTGGCTGTGCACAAGGAGACGCCGGAGTCTGACATCATGAGCAACGCCGTCATGGAGCGAAAGCAGACCTCCAGACTGCGGCTGCCGGGCTTGCGGCGTGCAAGAACGTATCTCGCCGTCCATCGCTTCGATAACTCGGTCTACTATCGCCGCATCGAACGCGAGGCCTACCTTCTTCTCTCAGCGTTGCAAAGACATCAAACGCTTGAAGCGGCCATCGAAACGGCTTTTACGGGCAGCAAGCTGAAGCCTGAAGAGCAGGCGGGGAAGATTCAGCAGTGCTTTGCACACGCAGCAGAGCTTGGCTGGTTCTGCCAACAGCCGCCGGACTATATAGGCCTGCAGTGA
- a CDS encoding DUF1223 domain-containing protein, giving the protein MVRLILGIAMVLFSNVVLLSAQGTASADTASRPKVILVELFTSEGCSSCPPADNLLRAINGTQPSAGQIIVGISEHVTYWNSLGWSDPFSSDLYTDRQNRYGSRFGLDSVYTPQMVVNGTEQFVGSDQSSLASAIRKEQNRTDPVDLRILSANRLGGALMVDFSAKGDASLQGSEIFAVLTDDADQSIVPRGENSGRTLSHVAVARTLLRVAKLQEAPQQTVQIALPTSFHGMTGHHLILFAQAPGSGKVLGADSKPL; this is encoded by the coding sequence ATGGTACGGCTCATTCTTGGCATCGCAATGGTTCTGTTTTCGAACGTCGTCCTGCTGTCGGCACAGGGAACGGCATCGGCTGACACGGCGTCCCGGCCAAAGGTCATACTCGTAGAACTCTTCACCTCGGAAGGCTGTTCGAGCTGCCCGCCCGCGGACAATCTGCTCCGTGCGATCAACGGAACTCAACCCAGCGCAGGCCAGATCATCGTCGGGATCAGTGAACACGTTACCTACTGGAACTCGCTCGGGTGGTCCGATCCGTTCTCCTCGGACCTCTATACAGACCGGCAGAACAGGTATGGCTCGAGGTTCGGGCTCGATAGTGTGTACACCCCGCAGATGGTCGTAAACGGCACGGAGCAGTTTGTCGGCAGCGACCAAAGCAGCCTCGCAAGCGCCATCCGCAAGGAGCAGAATCGTACAGATCCGGTGGATCTGCGCATTCTTTCTGCAAACCGTTTGGGCGGTGCGCTGATGGTGGACTTCTCCGCAAAGGGCGATGCCTCGCTCCAGGGCTCAGAGATCTTTGCCGTTCTTACCGACGATGCCGATCAATCGATCGTGCCTCGCGGCGAGAACTCCGGCCGTACCTTGTCGCATGTTGCCGTGGCGCGCACGCTTCTGCGTGTGGCCAAGCTACAGGAAGCGCCACAACAGACCGTGCAGATTGCCTTGCCGACCTCGTTCCATGGGATGACGGGGCATCATCTCATCCTGTTTGCCCAGGCACCGGGAAGCGGCAAAGTACTCGGCGCTGATTCTAAGCCACTTTGA
- a CDS encoding glycosyl hydrolase family 79 C-terminal domain-containing protein: MSRACYGGLIAVAILLAAPLFGQSSASISINLDSTQLRRAIPNDFLGLSLEMSSIEAGNNNGAAWLSGNATAYSAMVQKIGVGNIRIGGNSSERQPYASAQDGANVDAFVNLIGADLIWTVPVKLFYDQSTSVSYVSGLYNDQHVAHSYSYPTNIEVGNEPDNSEDVSGSSISQSTWQSRYDGFSSAFRQINSGILSTGPSTAGCCTFSTDFINDATYQGSLKSTIGDVTTHYYPAGNAASFGSVGAGDAKLLAASLDSQYQSFYNSFNDNASNNGYKVRIEETNSAFGGSNNGVTNSYAATLWALDYFCYMAYNTNLSGMNLHTGPIGSNAGSYNAISPVGVASSYTLEPPGYGLWAFHYGSQGQPVSTTVSNPSNANVSAYGLLETNGGETVHVINKTFGSGAVNVTATITPGGSFTHAQVIVLKQANNDVTALSGITFGGAPMNSDGTWTGGYGSPATLTNGTYTFTLPAAQAAIVHFY, from the coding sequence ATGTCCCGCGCATGCTATGGCGGCCTTATCGCAGTAGCAATATTGCTTGCCGCGCCGCTGTTTGGGCAGAGCTCGGCCAGTATCTCGATCAACCTGGATTCGACACAGCTTCGGCGTGCGATCCCGAACGACTTTTTAGGGCTGTCGCTGGAGATGAGCTCGATTGAAGCCGGCAATAACAACGGGGCGGCGTGGCTGAGCGGAAACGCGACGGCTTACAGCGCGATGGTGCAAAAGATCGGCGTGGGCAATATTCGCATCGGCGGAAACTCCTCGGAGCGGCAGCCTTATGCCTCGGCGCAGGACGGTGCGAATGTAGATGCGTTTGTGAACCTGATCGGAGCGGACCTGATATGGACGGTGCCGGTAAAACTGTTCTACGACCAGAGCACAAGCGTGTCGTATGTGTCCGGACTTTATAACGACCAGCATGTGGCGCATAGCTACAGCTATCCCACGAACATTGAAGTAGGCAATGAACCGGACAACAGTGAAGATGTCTCCGGCAGCTCTATCTCGCAGTCGACATGGCAGTCGCGGTATGACGGGTTCAGCAGCGCCTTCCGACAGATCAACAGCGGCATTCTCTCCACGGGACCCTCGACAGCAGGTTGCTGCACGTTCTCCACGGACTTTATCAACGATGCTACGTACCAGGGCTCGCTGAAGAGCACGATTGGGGACGTTACAACCCACTACTATCCAGCGGGCAATGCCGCGAGCTTTGGATCGGTCGGCGCCGGCGATGCGAAGCTGCTGGCGGCCTCACTGGACTCGCAGTATCAGAGCTTCTACAACTCGTTTAACGACAATGCGAGCAATAACGGCTACAAGGTCCGCATTGAAGAGACGAACAGTGCGTTCGGCGGTTCGAACAATGGCGTGACAAACTCCTATGCTGCGACGCTATGGGCGCTGGACTACTTCTGCTACATGGCCTACAACACGAATCTTTCGGGGATGAACCTGCACACAGGGCCGATCGGATCGAATGCTGGATCGTATAACGCGATCTCACCGGTAGGCGTGGCGTCGTCCTATACGCTGGAGCCTCCGGGATACGGCCTGTGGGCATTTCACTACGGTAGCCAGGGCCAGCCGGTAAGTACGACGGTGTCGAACCCGAGCAATGCCAATGTATCTGCCTATGGACTGCTGGAGACCAACGGCGGAGAGACGGTTCACGTCATCAACAAGACGTTCGGCTCGGGAGCGGTCAACGTGACGGCGACCATTACTCCTGGCGGCAGCTTCACGCATGCCCAGGTGATTGTGCTGAAGCAGGCGAACAACGATGTGACCGCACTAAGCGGTATCACGTTCGGTGGCGCACCGATGAACTCGGACGGAACGTGGACGGGAGGGTACGGTTCGCCAGCAACTCTGACGAATGGTACATACACGTTTACACTGCCGGCAGCTCAGGCGGCGATTGTTCACTTCTACTAG
- the bufB gene encoding MNIO family bufferin maturase has protein sequence MPANRFNGFTDYGVGIGLRVPHYDHIFSEKPVVDWFEIISENYMVDGGRPLKVLDQILEQYRVVQHGVSMYFGSAQALDREHLKRLKELTKRTKTPWLSDHLCWGSVDGRYTHDLLPLPYTFEAVRNTAARIREVQDFLEIPIAVENVSSYAEFHESQMTEWEFLNEVVHAADCGILLDVNNIYVSSQNHNFDPMEYVNAVAADRVAQIHIAGHSKFEKYTLDTHDHPVLDPVWRMYARAIERVGVTATLLEWDDNIPSFDEVHNEALKANLYLNEQQTPPAALPEMQRDEVRA, from the coding sequence ATGCCAGCCAATCGGTTTAATGGGTTCACAGATTATGGGGTAGGAATTGGCTTGCGGGTGCCGCACTACGATCACATTTTCTCCGAGAAGCCTGTCGTCGACTGGTTCGAGATCATCTCTGAGAACTACATGGTGGATGGAGGCAGACCTCTCAAGGTGCTCGACCAGATCCTGGAGCAGTATCGCGTCGTTCAGCACGGTGTCTCCATGTATTTCGGCTCCGCCCAGGCACTGGATCGCGAACACCTCAAACGGCTGAAGGAGCTGACCAAGCGCACCAAAACACCGTGGCTCTCCGATCATCTTTGCTGGGGCAGCGTGGATGGCCGCTATACCCACGACCTGCTTCCTCTGCCGTACACGTTCGAAGCCGTACGCAACACCGCGGCGCGCATTCGCGAGGTGCAGGACTTCCTCGAGATCCCCATCGCCGTAGAGAACGTCAGCAGCTACGCCGAGTTCCACGAGTCGCAAATGACCGAGTGGGAGTTTCTGAACGAGGTGGTTCATGCCGCCGACTGCGGCATCCTGCTCGATGTGAATAACATCTACGTGTCGTCGCAGAACCACAACTTCGACCCCATGGAGTACGTGAACGCCGTCGCTGCCGACCGCGTGGCGCAGATCCACATCGCCGGCCACTCGAAGTTCGAGAAGTACACGCTCGATACCCACGACCACCCCGTGCTCGATCCCGTGTGGCGCATGTACGCCCGCGCCATCGAACGCGTTGGAGTAACCGCCACGCTGCTGGAGTGGGACGATAACATTCCTTCGTTCGACGAAGTCCATAACGAAGCCCTGAAGGCAAACCTCTATCTCAACGAGCAGCAGACGCCTCCTGCGGCGCTGCCTGAGATGCAGCGTGACGAGGTCCGTGCATGA
- a CDS encoding DUF2075 domain-containing protein, which produces MPIKAYYNEPISSFLKDDANRILGILTAEHHHALEEQQRWAWLQQISILEAALTDQQDGRIFLEFYIPRMGKRADALLIAKNIVFVIEFKAGASEHTSTAFDQVEDYALDLKNFHEGSHRVPIVPVLVSTNAESRPISELKFADDLVASPVGTNKADLSSLIHKICAEYIFPTLDIDVWMAKGYRPTPTIVEAAEILYRTHSVTDISRSDAGAKNLQETSASVSKIIDQARQNRTKSICFVTGVPGSGKTLAGLNIATRRSDEHRDEHAVFLSGNGPLVDVLREALIRDRATREHIPKKTAEREVRSFIQNIHHFRDDYVGNNDIPVEKVVVFDEAQRAWTRKQAASFMQRKRGQADFNMSEPEFLISVMDRHPDWCAVVCLVGGGQEINIGEAGISEWISAIETLFPTWEVHVSPRIALPEYGSPIEIEKFLASPRVRVDEHLHLAVSMRSFRAEALSDLVGHIIDNEPESARAAFKRIETVYPIYLTRNLDVAKTWLRSQARGTERFGLVASSGAQRLRPEGIHIKTEIEPANWFLNGSTDVRSSYYLEDVASEFAVQGLELDWVGVCWDGDFHHKNETWVCQNFKGTKWQSVNDESRRLYLKNAYRVVLTRARQGMILFIPKGDISDPTRPPSFYDGTFDYLRSCGINTLD; this is translated from the coding sequence ATGCCGATCAAGGCTTACTACAACGAACCCATATCTAGCTTCTTAAAGGATGACGCTAACCGCATCCTCGGTATTCTGACGGCGGAACATCATCATGCCTTGGAGGAACAACAACGTTGGGCTTGGCTGCAACAAATTTCGATCCTCGAAGCTGCCCTCACCGACCAACAGGATGGAAGAATCTTTCTAGAGTTCTACATTCCAAGAATGGGCAAGCGCGCAGATGCTTTGTTGATAGCGAAAAACATCGTTTTCGTGATCGAGTTCAAAGCAGGAGCAAGCGAACATACGTCAACAGCCTTTGATCAAGTGGAAGATTACGCTCTCGATCTAAAAAACTTTCACGAAGGCAGCCATCGTGTTCCAATCGTTCCGGTACTTGTCTCAACCAATGCTGAATCTCGCCCCATATCTGAACTCAAATTTGCCGATGACCTCGTCGCTTCACCTGTCGGGACAAACAAGGCCGATTTAAGTTCTCTCATTCATAAGATTTGTGCTGAGTACATCTTTCCAACGCTTGATATTGACGTGTGGATGGCTAAGGGCTACAGGCCAACACCAACTATCGTTGAGGCAGCAGAGATCCTCTATCGCACCCATAGTGTGACTGACATCTCGCGATCGGATGCTGGCGCGAAGAATCTGCAGGAGACGAGTGCCAGTGTCAGCAAAATTATTGATCAAGCTCGTCAGAACCGTACTAAATCCATTTGTTTCGTGACTGGCGTCCCCGGCTCGGGCAAGACGCTAGCCGGATTGAATATCGCAACACGGCGCTCAGACGAACATCGTGACGAGCACGCCGTTTTTCTGTCTGGCAATGGCCCACTTGTTGATGTTCTTCGAGAGGCACTTATACGTGACAGAGCTACGCGTGAGCATATTCCGAAAAAGACAGCAGAACGCGAGGTACGCAGCTTTATCCAAAATATTCATCACTTTCGAGATGATTACGTTGGCAATAATGATATCCCCGTTGAAAAGGTCGTTGTCTTCGACGAAGCGCAACGAGCGTGGACCCGCAAACAGGCGGCCAGTTTCATGCAGAGAAAGCGAGGACAGGCTGATTTCAATATGTCAGAGCCGGAGTTCCTCATCAGTGTTATGGATCGACATCCAGACTGGTGTGCCGTCGTGTGCCTTGTTGGAGGCGGTCAGGAGATCAATATAGGAGAGGCTGGCATATCAGAGTGGATCAGTGCAATTGAAACCCTATTTCCCACTTGGGAGGTCCATGTCTCGCCGCGTATAGCGCTTCCAGAGTACGGTTCCCCAATAGAGATAGAGAAGTTTCTTGCGTCGCCACGAGTTCGCGTAGACGAACACCTTCATCTTGCCGTTTCGATGCGGTCGTTCCGAGCAGAAGCGCTGTCAGATTTGGTCGGTCACATCATAGATAATGAGCCAGAATCTGCGAGAGCCGCATTCAAACGTATAGAGACGGTCTATCCCATCTACTTGACCAGGAATCTCGATGTCGCAAAAACTTGGTTGCGGAGTCAGGCCCGAGGGACGGAACGCTTCGGACTAGTTGCATCCTCAGGGGCCCAACGTCTCCGGCCCGAAGGGATACACATAAAAACAGAGATTGAGCCGGCAAATTGGTTTTTGAATGGCAGCACAGATGTCCGATCCTCGTATTACCTAGAGGATGTGGCAAGCGAGTTTGCGGTCCAGGGTCTTGAATTAGATTGGGTTGGTGTGTGCTGGGATGGAGACTTCCACCACAAGAATGAAACCTGGGTCTGTCAGAACTTCAAAGGTACAAAATGGCAATCCGTTAATGACGAGTCCAGGCGACTTTACCTAAAGAATGCTTATCGCGTGGTTTTGACGAGAGCTCGGCAGGGGATGATCCTTTTTATTCCAAAAGGCGATATATCTGACCCCACGCGCCCTCCGTCTTTTTACGACGGTACATTTGATTATCTTCGTTCGTGTGGGATTAACACCCTCGATTAA
- a CDS encoding tyrosine-protein phosphatase — translation MLKQSILALFFAAATFAHADITHLDCTQTGPDEYKLSYTLTGNTHAVEIFASTDAQQPTGAALLKTSESTVTLHAGKPGERVFFFLKANSGEQREVSIRHLPLEGTPNFRDLGGYETTDDRFVRWGLLYRSGVLTYLTPADYSYLGHAGIRVICDFRTPEENAAAPETWIPNDTAKHMALPIGTDDKNHNTNAAMQQMLATNPTPAQLRDWMTKTYANFAFSAAPEYAKVFAELRNERLPLLYHCTAGKDRTGVFSAFVLLTLGVPEQTVLDDYALTNRYLSEANPAAIKKMTAASGSSASFMAKLTPEQQKAMMAADPEYLRATLRAIDAKYGSFDNYRRTELHVSDADVQTLRKRLLSN, via the coding sequence ATGTTGAAACAAAGTATTCTTGCCCTCTTCTTCGCGGCCGCTACATTCGCGCACGCCGACATCACCCATCTCGATTGCACCCAGACCGGACCCGACGAGTACAAACTTAGCTACACGCTCACCGGCAACACCCATGCGGTCGAGATCTTCGCCAGCACCGACGCCCAGCAACCCACCGGTGCTGCACTCCTCAAGACTAGTGAGTCTACCGTCACACTCCATGCAGGCAAGCCCGGCGAGCGCGTCTTCTTTTTTCTGAAAGCCAATAGCGGCGAGCAGCGCGAGGTCTCCATTCGCCACCTGCCTCTCGAAGGCACGCCGAACTTCCGCGACCTCGGCGGCTACGAGACGACCGACGACCGATTCGTGCGCTGGGGTCTGCTATACCGCTCGGGCGTGCTGACCTATCTCACGCCCGCCGATTATAGCTATCTCGGCCACGCGGGCATCCGCGTCATCTGCGACTTCCGCACACCCGAGGAAAACGCAGCCGCGCCCGAGACCTGGATCCCCAACGACACCGCCAAGCACATGGCCCTGCCTATCGGTACCGATGACAAGAACCACAACACCAATGCCGCGATGCAGCAGATGCTCGCCACCAACCCCACGCCCGCGCAGCTTCGCGATTGGATGACGAAGACCTACGCGAACTTCGCCTTCTCAGCCGCCCCCGAGTATGCCAAAGTCTTCGCTGAGCTCAGGAACGAACGCCTCCCCCTGCTCTACCACTGCACCGCAGGCAAGGATCGCACCGGCGTCTTCAGCGCATTTGTTCTGCTCACCCTCGGCGTTCCCGAGCAGACCGTCCTCGACGACTATGCCCTGACCAATCGCTATCTCAGCGAAGCCAATCCCGCCGCGATCAAGAAGATGACCGCAGCAAGCGGAAGCAGCGCCAGCTTCATGGCGAAGCTGACTCCCGAGCAGCAGAAGGCCATGATGGCAGCCGACCCTGAGTATCTTCGCGCCACGCTTCGCGCTATCGATGCAAAGTATGGCTCCTTCGATAACTATCGCCGCACAGAGCTGCACGTCTCCGATGCGGATGTCCAGACGCTGCGTAAGCGTCTGTTAAGCAACTAG
- a CDS encoding TonB-dependent receptor, translating into MSAHISPSMKPLQSFHHSRPRVASFLFGLCVALCCVLSSGVAFAQSSSVNGHIMDSSGVPVEGATVAITSTTTSETRSVATNHDGYFLFPPLAPGSYVLHTSAPSFARFTLENIKLEVGGSRSVDVTLQPESQSQTVEVNATAPELITDNPDRGNVIESEFVQNTPLNIRNPLQLVNFAQGVTAYSSDSGNNDQSEALTNTFRINGGKIATTESLLDGAANTTLYDYNAIADVPQVDAIQEFKVLTTAYAPEWGRTSGGIVTFATKSGTNQLHGSAFEYLRNSALDANSYNSDAAGLKKPHFQRNQFGYALGGPVVLPHLYNGTKRTFFFSTFEGLRQSQAGSFLGTVPTMLERKGDFSQTRDANGNPIVIYDPRSTMLDPTAPAGTTRYIRTPFQGNVIPTQYLDSTGLNILANYPMPNQPGQGLSSVNNYFSNATTASNQNVVNLRIDHRINDAHSFFARFDWFQRDNINPDPYGNGLSYEPGNQRLPGYNIMGDHTWVLSPNLVFEHHFAYAHQESNRVPESLGYNPTKLGFNGNVVAGLTALSFPEVAATRISSIGPEGGLETDFGTVYQYAASLAQLKGKHSLKYGFDFRYFPTGLNIAQEVTVTANSNFTGGPNPQAVGGDSGSGIADLLLGTGTVSSGYSPGFHYSHPYYAFYAQDDYHLTPKLTLTYGLRYNLELPDQESKNQYVFLDLNSSSPLNAKVSSLGSLTGGPGFVGTNGLGSRLQTTQKLNFDPRLGFAYRWNDQTVVRGGFGIFHAPPVDLANSSAGFAAVTTSNPALANGVAPQFNQANPFPNGLTQPTGNSLGLDTLLGQNITGVPRQQKISYSEQWSFDIQRQLPGNFVVTLGYVGNNGLHLYSPVNYNQLPDADLALGSQLLTTVPNPFYGVITDPTSLLSAPTVQYGQLLRPHPQFQNMTASSSVGQSSYHALQLSVEHRFSQGLALLFTYTHSKMFDDVGDYLVTAQAQDNNCIPCERSISQQDLPNVIRLSGQYELPFGHGKPMVNQGWASQVVGGFTVGAFFTYDDGSPITVSSPNFSNSFGGGTSMRPDVTGISTHVPEGRTMKNGSLYFNPAAFTATPSFQFGNAPRYLADVRAPGTKNFDMLAAKKLYFTKRYSLDFRMEFFNAFNRVQFAGPNTSIASSSFGQIFLSQANTPREIQAGLRLSF; encoded by the coding sequence ATGAGTGCCCACATCTCTCCTTCCATGAAACCGCTGCAGTCCTTCCACCACTCTCGCCCAAGGGTCGCGTCCTTTCTCTTCGGTCTGTGTGTCGCGCTGTGTTGCGTCCTGTCGAGTGGAGTGGCCTTCGCCCAGAGCAGCTCCGTCAACGGCCACATCATGGACAGCTCCGGCGTCCCCGTCGAAGGGGCGACCGTCGCGATCACCAGCACCACCACCAGCGAAACCCGGTCGGTCGCCACCAACCATGATGGCTACTTCCTCTTCCCGCCCCTCGCGCCGGGCAGCTACGTGCTGCACACCTCGGCCCCGAGCTTCGCCAGGTTCACCCTTGAGAACATCAAGCTCGAGGTCGGCGGCTCCCGCTCGGTCGATGTCACACTCCAGCCCGAGAGCCAGTCGCAAACGGTCGAGGTAAACGCCACCGCTCCGGAACTCATCACCGACAATCCCGATCGCGGCAACGTCATCGAGAGCGAGTTCGTGCAGAACACCCCGCTCAATATCCGCAACCCGCTACAACTGGTGAACTTCGCGCAGGGCGTCACCGCCTACAGCTCCGACTCCGGCAACAATGACCAGAGCGAGGCCCTGACCAACACCTTCCGGATTAACGGCGGCAAGATCGCCACCACCGAGAGTCTGCTCGACGGCGCGGCCAACACCACGCTCTACGACTACAACGCCATCGCCGACGTCCCGCAAGTCGACGCCATCCAGGAGTTCAAGGTCCTCACCACCGCCTACGCACCCGAGTGGGGCCGCACCAGCGGAGGCATCGTCACCTTCGCCACCAAGTCCGGCACCAACCAACTCCACGGCAGCGCCTTTGAGTACCTGCGCAACAGCGCACTCGACGCCAACAGCTACAACTCCGACGCCGCAGGGCTAAAGAAACCACACTTCCAGCGCAACCAGTTCGGCTACGCACTCGGTGGCCCGGTCGTGCTGCCGCATCTCTACAACGGCACCAAGCGCACCTTCTTCTTCTCTACCTTCGAAGGCCTGCGCCAAAGCCAGGCAGGCAGCTTCCTGGGCACCGTACCCACCATGCTTGAACGCAAGGGCGACTTCTCCCAGACGCGCGATGCGAACGGCAACCCGATCGTGATCTACGATCCGCGCTCGACGATGCTCGACCCCACCGCGCCTGCCGGCACCACGCGCTACATCCGTACGCCCTTCCAGGGCAACGTCATCCCCACGCAGTATCTCGACTCAACCGGGCTCAACATCCTCGCGAACTACCCCATGCCGAACCAGCCAGGACAGGGGCTCAGCTCGGTCAACAACTACTTTTCGAACGCGACCACGGCGAGCAACCAGAACGTCGTGAACCTGCGCATCGACCACCGCATCAACGATGCGCACTCCTTCTTCGCCCGCTTCGACTGGTTTCAGCGTGACAATATCAATCCCGACCCCTACGGCAATGGCCTCTCTTACGAGCCCGGTAATCAGCGGCTTCCCGGATACAACATCATGGGCGATCACACCTGGGTGTTGAGCCCGAACCTTGTCTTCGAGCACCACTTCGCCTATGCCCACCAGGAGTCAAACCGCGTGCCGGAGTCGCTCGGCTATAACCCGACCAAACTCGGCTTCAACGGCAATGTCGTCGCAGGCCTCACCGCGCTCAGCTTTCCTGAAGTTGCAGCGACCCGTATCAGCAGCATCGGCCCCGAGGGTGGGCTCGAGACAGACTTCGGCACCGTCTACCAGTACGCAGCCTCGCTCGCGCAGTTGAAGGGCAAACACTCGCTCAAGTACGGATTCGACTTCCGCTACTTCCCTACGGGATTGAACATCGCGCAGGAGGTCACGGTGACAGCGAACAGCAACTTCACCGGCGGGCCGAACCCGCAGGCTGTCGGCGGCGATTCAGGCTCGGGTATCGCGGATCTTCTGCTCGGCACAGGCACCGTGAGCAGCGGCTACTCCCCGGGCTTCCACTATAGCCATCCGTACTATGCCTTCTACGCGCAGGACGACTATCACCTCACACCGAAGCTGACCCTCACCTATGGTTTGCGCTACAACCTCGAGCTGCCCGATCAGGAGAGCAAGAATCAGTACGTCTTCCTCGATCTCAACTCCTCGTCACCACTCAACGCAAAGGTCTCCTCGCTGGGCAGCCTCACCGGAGGCCCCGGCTTCGTCGGCACAAACGGCCTGGGCTCGCGCCTGCAGACGACGCAGAAGCTGAACTTCGATCCGCGCCTGGGCTTTGCGTATCGCTGGAACGACCAGACGGTTGTGCGTGGTGGCTTCGGCATCTTCCATGCGCCGCCTGTGGACCTTGCCAACTCCAGCGCGGGCTTTGCCGCCGTCACTACGTCGAATCCCGCACTGGCTAACGGCGTCGCGCCGCAGTTCAACCAGGCCAACCCCTTCCCCAACGGCCTCACCCAGCCGACCGGCAACTCGCTCGGCCTCGACACGCTGCTCGGCCAGAACATCACGGGTGTTCCGCGCCAGCAGAAGATCAGCTACAGCGAGCAGTGGTCGTTCGATATTCAACGGCAGCTTCCCGGCAACTTCGTCGTTACGCTCGGCTACGTTGGTAACAATGGCCTGCACCTGTACTCGCCGGTCAACTACAACCAGCTCCCCGATGCCGACCTCGCACTCGGCTCGCAGCTGCTCACTACCGTGCCGAATCCGTTCTACGGAGTCATCACGGATCCCACCTCGCTGCTCAGCGCGCCGACCGTGCAGTACGGCCAGTTGCTGCGTCCGCATCCGCAGTTTCAGAACATGACGGCAAGCTCGAGCGTTGGCCAGTCGTCCTATCACGCGCTACAGCTCTCGGTGGAACACCGCTTCTCGCAGGGACTCGCGCTGCTGTTCACCTACACCCACAGCAAGATGTTCGACGATGTGGGCGACTATCTCGTCACCGCGCAGGCGCAGGACAACAACTGCATTCCCTGCGAACGCTCGATCTCCCAGCAGGACCTGCCTAACGTTATCCGTCTCAGCGGCCAGTACGAACTTCCCTTCGGACATGGCAAGCCGATGGTCAACCAAGGCTGGGCCAGCCAGGTCGTCGGCGGCTTTACGGTGGGCGCGTTCTTCACCTATGACGACGGCTCGCCGATCACCGTCAGCAGTCCTAACTTCTCCAACTCCTTCGGCGGCGGCACGTCGATGCGGCCCGACGTTACCGGTATATCGACGCATGTACCCGAAGGCCGCACGATGAAGAACGGCAGCCTCTACTTCAACCCCGCCGCCTTTACGGCCACACCCTCGTTCCAGTTCGGCAATGCACCGCGGTACCTTGCCGATGTGCGTGCGCCGGGAACAAAGAACTTCGACATGCTCGCGGCCAAGAAGCTCTACTTCACGAAGCGCTACAGCCTCGACTTCCGCATGGAGTTCTTCAACGCCTTCAATCGCGTCCAGTTTGCGGGACCGAACACAAGCATCGCGTCGTCTAGCTTCGGTCAGATCTTCCTGAGCCAGGCCAACACGCCGCGCGAGATCCAGGCAGGACTTCGCCTGAGCTTCTAG